A genomic stretch from bacterium includes:
- a CDS encoding VOC family protein: MQLNGIAHVQLTVSDLERARTFWAPLFELFEMKVLIDSEVYFYGIGSRTGIALSPADEGKGEPFDQRRVGLHHLCLRAREREQIDEIHDVVVGLGATVVHPPREDGFAPGYYSLLFEDPDGIRIEVNHVPGKGHLKD, translated from the coding sequence ATGCAGCTCAATGGAATCGCGCACGTCCAGCTGACCGTCTCGGACCTCGAACGCGCCCGCACATTCTGGGCGCCGCTCTTCGAGCTCTTCGAGATGAAGGTCCTGATCGATTCCGAGGTCTACTTCTACGGAATCGGGAGCCGGACCGGAATCGCGCTCTCGCCGGCGGACGAAGGGAAGGGCGAGCCCTTCGACCAGCGCCGCGTGGGACTCCATCATCTGTGCCTGCGCGCGCGGGAACGCGAGCAGATCGACGAGATCCATGACGTCGTGGTCGGGCTCGGCGCCACGGTCGTGCATCCGCCCAGGGAAGACGGCTTCGCACCGGGCTACTACTCCCTGCTCTTCGAGGATCCCGACGGGATCCGGATCGAAGTGAACCACGTGCCCGGCAAGGGGCACCTGAAGGACTGA
- a CDS encoding molybdopterin-dependent oxidoreductase, which yields MAAPDRHSETITLTRSCPTCEASCGLKVEIDPAARSVLRVEGDPDDPRSEGYLCPKAMAMKEIYEDPERLRKPVKKNDDGSWTEIEWDEAMEIAVRELSAIKEKYGNDANGYYIGNPTGHNVGAQLYIPPFLAGLETQRSFSAATMDQQPQNVALHTMLGDGWMFPIPDIERIDFFVCMGGNPLVSQGSLMSGPNAKKRLQDVIARGPGGQGRVVVIDPRRTETAEIATDHVFIKPGADAYFLLAVCQVLFAEGLANPGRLAAFTDGLDTIERVSADYTPERVEAATGIAPETTRQLVRDFCAAKGAWYGRIGLCTQEFGTLASWLIYVVNVVTGRLDAEGGMLFPRPATGRSEAGRPWEPFAHGRYRTVKRGIPEVDNQLPCGLMAEEMEEASAGEDRMRGFICAIGNPVLSAPNGERLAKALDELEFMLSLDIYINETSRHADLIMPSTVQLEHENYDFLFETTSVRNFTRWSPEFFAPSEDQRHQWQIYCELGARLNGAPSWEIVDDMMVKGMLGMMVGPDTGCPEVTPEQAYDMLQDEHGPLRMIECMIRVGPYGDKFGANPDGLNLEKLRDADQGIDLGALQANRLPDCMPMDRIDLCPEYILGDLPRLEAGLEERSREDRMVLVGRRQIRNMNSWLHNLPALAKGRNRCTLLIHPDDAARLGIESRKFARVASRVGEIEVECEVTDEMMPGVVSLPHGYGHNLPGVRLSVAQDKQPGACANYLTDESSIDVLSATHVANGIPVEVRPA from the coding sequence ATGGCCGCGCCCGACCGACATTCCGAAACGATCACCCTCACCCGCTCGTGCCCGACCTGCGAGGCCAGCTGCGGCCTCAAGGTCGAGATCGACCCCGCGGCGCGGAGCGTGCTGCGCGTCGAAGGCGATCCCGACGATCCCCGCTCCGAGGGCTACCTCTGCCCGAAGGCGATGGCCATGAAGGAGATCTACGAGGACCCGGAACGCCTGCGCAAGCCGGTCAAGAAGAACGACGACGGATCGTGGACGGAGATCGAGTGGGACGAGGCGATGGAGATCGCCGTCAGGGAGCTCTCCGCGATCAAGGAGAAGTACGGCAACGACGCCAACGGCTATTACATCGGCAACCCGACCGGCCACAACGTCGGGGCCCAGCTCTACATCCCGCCCTTCCTGGCAGGCCTCGAGACCCAGCGCTCGTTCTCCGCGGCAACCATGGACCAGCAGCCCCAGAACGTCGCGCTCCACACGATGCTGGGCGACGGCTGGATGTTCCCGATCCCCGACATCGAGCGGATCGATTTCTTCGTCTGCATGGGCGGCAACCCGCTCGTGTCCCAGGGCAGCCTCATGTCCGGGCCCAACGCGAAGAAGCGGCTGCAGGACGTGATCGCTCGCGGCCCCGGCGGCCAGGGCCGGGTCGTCGTGATCGATCCGCGCCGGACCGAGACCGCCGAGATCGCGACCGACCACGTCTTCATCAAGCCCGGCGCCGACGCCTACTTCCTGCTCGCGGTCTGCCAGGTCCTCTTCGCGGAGGGCCTCGCGAATCCGGGCCGCCTCGCGGCCTTCACCGACGGCCTCGACACCATCGAGCGCGTCTCTGCCGACTACACGCCCGAGCGCGTCGAAGCCGCGACGGGGATCGCGCCGGAGACGACGCGCCAGCTCGTCCGGGACTTCTGCGCGGCGAAGGGGGCCTGGTACGGCCGGATCGGTCTCTGCACCCAGGAGTTCGGCACCCTCGCCTCCTGGCTGATCTACGTCGTGAACGTCGTCACGGGCCGCCTCGACGCGGAGGGCGGGATGCTCTTCCCGCGCCCGGCGACCGGACGCTCCGAGGCCGGTCGTCCCTGGGAGCCCTTCGCCCACGGCCGCTATCGAACGGTGAAGCGCGGGATCCCCGAGGTCGACAACCAGCTCCCTTGTGGCTTGATGGCCGAAGAGATGGAGGAAGCCAGCGCCGGCGAGGACCGCATGCGCGGCTTCATCTGCGCGATCGGGAACCCCGTGCTCTCCGCGCCGAACGGCGAACGCCTGGCGAAGGCCCTCGACGAGCTCGAGTTCATGCTCTCCCTCGACATCTACATCAACGAGACGAGCCGGCACGCGGATCTCATCATGCCGAGCACGGTCCAGCTCGAGCACGAGAACTACGACTTCCTGTTCGAAACGACGAGCGTCCGGAACTTCACGCGATGGAGCCCGGAATTCTTCGCTCCGAGCGAGGACCAGCGCCACCAGTGGCAGATCTACTGCGAGCTCGGCGCGCGCCTGAACGGGGCGCCTTCGTGGGAGATCGTCGACGACATGATGGTGAAGGGCATGCTCGGCATGATGGTCGGACCGGACACCGGTTGTCCCGAGGTCACGCCGGAGCAGGCCTACGACATGCTCCAGGACGAGCACGGCCCCCTGCGGATGATCGAGTGCATGATCCGCGTGGGCCCCTACGGCGACAAGTTCGGCGCGAACCCGGACGGGTTGAACCTCGAGAAGCTGCGCGACGCCGACCAGGGGATCGACCTCGGCGCGCTCCAGGCGAATCGGCTGCCGGACTGCATGCCGATGGACCGGATCGACCTCTGCCCGGAGTACATCCTCGGAGACCTGCCGCGCCTCGAGGCCGGGCTCGAAGAGCGGAGCCGTGAAGATCGGATGGTGCTGGTCGGACGCCGCCAGATCCGGAACATGAATTCCTGGCTCCACAACCTCCCCGCCCTCGCGAAGGGGCGGAACCGCTGCACGCTCCTGATCCACCCGGACGACGCCGCGCGTCTCGGGATCGAGAGCCGGAAGTTCGCGCGGGTCGCGAGTCGCGTCGGCGAGATCGAGGTCGAGTGCGAAGTGACCGACGAGATGATGCCGGGGGTCGTGAGCCTGCCGCACGGCTATGGCCACAACCTCCCGGGCGTGCGCCTCTCGGTCGCCCAGGACAAGCAGCCGGGTGCCTGTGCGAACTACCTGACGGACGAGTCGTCTATCGACGTCCTGTCGGCGACGCACGTCGCGAACGGGATCCCGGTCGAGGTCCGACCGGCCTAG
- a CDS encoding amidohydrolase: MAELPFLLFDADNHYYEAEDAFIRHIDPKMKRRCMNWATLNGRKELLVAGKVNRFIPNPTFDPVAKPGCLDDYYKGINPEGQGIREAFGELVPIDPVYRDRDLRLEKMTEQRIEKAIYFPTLGVGMEEALKDDTEAVHCAFEAFNRWLLEDWGFAYQERIFAAPYISIMDRERGIKELLWALENDARFIVMRPSFVYNKGGSMSPADPYFDPFWQIVNDSGVTVVYHGGDSGYGHYLDDWGEGGTIQSFHSSPLSSIAGGHKAPFDLMAALISHRLFERFTNIRMASIEMGAFWVPWLIQSMERAYGQEPGKFFEDPVETFKRHVWIAPFHEDSVLKLKELLGADRLLLGSDWPHAEGLADPTDFALDLDGFTDEEVKMVMRDNCEGLSVRRPV, translated from the coding sequence ATGGCCGAGCTGCCCTTCCTGCTCTTCGATGCCGACAACCACTACTACGAGGCCGAGGACGCGTTCATTCGCCACATCGACCCCAAGATGAAGCGCCGCTGCATGAACTGGGCGACGTTGAACGGGCGCAAGGAGCTGCTCGTCGCGGGCAAGGTCAACCGGTTCATTCCGAACCCGACCTTCGACCCGGTCGCGAAGCCGGGCTGCCTCGACGACTACTACAAGGGAATCAACCCCGAGGGCCAGGGGATCCGCGAGGCCTTCGGCGAGCTCGTTCCGATCGACCCGGTCTACCGCGATCGCGATCTGCGACTCGAGAAGATGACCGAGCAGCGGATCGAGAAGGCGATCTACTTCCCGACCCTCGGCGTCGGGATGGAGGAGGCTCTCAAGGACGATACCGAGGCGGTCCACTGCGCCTTCGAGGCCTTCAATCGCTGGCTCCTCGAGGACTGGGGCTTCGCGTACCAGGAGCGGATCTTCGCCGCGCCCTACATCTCGATCATGGACCGCGAGCGCGGGATCAAGGAACTCCTCTGGGCCCTGGAGAACGACGCGCGTTTCATCGTGATGCGGCCGTCCTTCGTCTACAACAAGGGCGGCAGCATGTCGCCGGCGGATCCCTACTTCGACCCCTTCTGGCAGATCGTGAACGACTCCGGCGTGACCGTCGTCTACCACGGCGGCGACTCGGGCTATGGCCACTACCTGGACGACTGGGGCGAGGGCGGCACGATCCAGAGCTTCCACAGCTCGCCCCTCTCGAGCATCGCGGGGGGCCACAAGGCGCCCTTCGACCTGATGGCGGCGCTGATCTCCCACCGGCTCTTCGAACGCTTCACGAACATCCGGATGGCTTCCATCGAGATGGGCGCGTTCTGGGTGCCGTGGCTGATCCAGTCGATGGAGCGCGCCTACGGCCAGGAGCCGGGGAAGTTCTTCGAGGATCCCGTCGAGACGTTCAAGCGTCACGTCTGGATCGCCCCCTTCCACGAGGACTCGGTGCTCAAGCTGAAGGAGCTGCTCGGGGCCGACCGGCTGCTCCTCGGGTCGGACTGGCCGCACGCCGAGGGTCTCGCGGATCCCACCGACTTCGCCCTCGATCTCGACGGATTCACCGACGAGGAAGTGAAGATGGTCATGCGCGACAACTGCGAGGGCCTCTCGGTCCGTCGCCCCGTCTGA
- a CDS encoding crotonase/enoyl-CoA hydratase family protein translates to MSLIQTEDRDEGVRILRIDNGKPNAVSTAMSTELIAALEAAEKDANAVILTGRPGMFSAGFDLGTMGEGPKAAAEMVANGGRLALAIYNHPKPIVGAISGHAVAMGLFMAMVCDYRIGAAGKFKYQANETAIGMTLPDFAIQFSRAALSKRHFDRVIVQSEQYGPEGARDSGMIDEVVEADALEARALEVATHFATNLKQPAFRNNKRLSHGPVAASIAEKLEADIQAAMGG, encoded by the coding sequence ATGTCTCTGATCCAGACCGAAGACCGCGACGAAGGCGTGCGCATCCTGCGCATCGACAACGGCAAGCCCAACGCGGTCTCGACCGCGATGTCGACCGAGCTGATCGCCGCGCTCGAAGCCGCGGAGAAGGACGCGAACGCGGTCATCCTCACCGGCCGTCCGGGCATGTTCTCGGCGGGCTTCGATCTCGGCACGATGGGTGAAGGCCCGAAGGCCGCGGCCGAGATGGTCGCCAACGGCGGCAGGCTCGCGCTCGCGATCTACAACCACCCGAAGCCGATCGTCGGGGCGATCAGCGGCCACGCGGTCGCGATGGGCCTCTTCATGGCCATGGTCTGTGACTACCGGATCGGCGCGGCGGGGAAGTTCAAGTACCAGGCGAACGAGACGGCGATCGGGATGACGCTGCCGGACTTCGCGATCCAATTCTCCCGTGCAGCGCTCTCGAAGCGCCACTTCGACCGCGTGATCGTGCAATCGGAGCAGTACGGGCCCGAGGGGGCTCGGGACTCCGGCATGATCGACGAGGTGGTCGAGGCGGACGCCCTCGAGGCGCGGGCCCTCGAGGTCGCGACCCACTTCGCGACGAATCTCAAGCAGCCGGCCTTCCGCAACAACAAGCGCCTGTCCCACGGCCCCGTCGCAGCGTCGATCGCAGAGAAGCTCGAAGCCGACATCCAGGCCGCGATGGGTGGCTAG
- a CDS encoding NAD(P)/FAD-dependent oxidoreductase, with protein MASAAPTTRIEPLDVHPGWARSGRTPRIAIIGAGMSGIASVVKLRRAGYTDLTVYEKADRVGGTWRENHYPGLSCDVPSYWYSFTFAPNPDWSHRFSYGPEIQAYMEKTARDFGVTDVVRFGTAVADLRYEAPRWRLTTEHGDEEVYDIVVSATGVLHHPVLPDIEGLESFEGEMFHSARWQDDVELAGRRVGVIGTGSTAAQIVGEIGPKVGDLSVFQRTPQWMAPLAQKEYSAGWKRFARAFPIVLKGLYYFYYWFMSTRIGGAVLGDEKAHKMLSEACQRNLEDSVADPALREKLTPDYAAACKRLVMCSDFYPAISADNAELVTDAIERIEPGGVRTKDGRLHELDVLVLATGFDPSRFILPIRVTGEGGADLEKRWDGAPRAHRAMSVPGFPNLWMIEGPTGPVGNLSLITISEYQIDYLIRCLDEMKSRGLEAIAPREEAFEAYNDEIKEGLPSTIWVRGGCNSWYLDKTGLPNLYPFSPARFRKEMRRPDFSEYRLIEEA; from the coding sequence ATGGCCAGCGCAGCTCCCACGACCCGGATCGAACCCCTCGACGTCCATCCCGGCTGGGCCCGGTCCGGGCGAACGCCCCGCATCGCGATCATCGGCGCCGGTATGTCCGGCATCGCCTCGGTCGTGAAGCTCCGGCGCGCCGGCTACACGGATCTCACCGTCTACGAAAAGGCGGACCGCGTCGGCGGGACCTGGCGGGAGAACCACTACCCGGGGCTCTCCTGCGACGTGCCGTCGTACTGGTACTCCTTCACCTTCGCGCCCAACCCCGACTGGTCCCATCGCTTCTCCTACGGCCCCGAGATCCAGGCCTACATGGAGAAGACGGCCCGCGACTTCGGCGTCACGGACGTCGTCCGGTTCGGGACGGCGGTCGCCGACCTCCGCTACGAAGCGCCGCGCTGGCGACTCACGACCGAGCACGGGGACGAAGAGGTCTACGACATCGTCGTCTCGGCAACGGGCGTCCTCCACCATCCGGTCCTGCCCGACATCGAAGGTCTCGAGTCCTTCGAGGGCGAGATGTTCCACTCGGCGCGATGGCAGGACGACGTCGAGCTCGCCGGCCGCCGCGTCGGCGTGATCGGGACGGGGTCGACCGCCGCGCAGATCGTCGGCGAGATCGGACCGAAGGTCGGAGATCTCTCGGTCTTCCAGCGCACGCCCCAGTGGATGGCGCCGCTCGCGCAGAAGGAATACTCGGCCGGCTGGAAGCGCTTCGCGCGGGCCTTCCCGATCGTGCTCAAGGGGCTCTACTACTTCTACTACTGGTTCATGTCGACGCGGATCGGAGGCGCCGTGCTCGGTGACGAGAAGGCGCACAAGATGCTGTCGGAGGCCTGTCAGCGGAACCTGGAGGACAGCGTCGCGGATCCCGCGCTGCGCGAGAAGCTCACGCCGGACTACGCGGCGGCCTGCAAGCGGCTCGTGATGTGCTCGGACTTCTACCCGGCGATCTCCGCGGACAACGCCGAGCTCGTCACGGACGCGATCGAGCGGATCGAGCCCGGGGGCGTCCGGACGAAGGATGGCCGTCTCCACGAGCTCGACGTGCTCGTGCTGGCGACGGGTTTCGATCCGTCGCGCTTCATCCTGCCGATTCGGGTGACGGGGGAGGGCGGCGCGGATCTCGAGAAGCGCTGGGACGGTGCGCCGCGGGCCCACCGCGCGATGAGCGTCCCGGGCTTCCCGAATCTCTGGATGATCGAGGGGCCGACGGGGCCGGTCGGCAACCTCTCGCTGATCACGATCAGCGAGTATCAGATCGACTACCTGATCCGCTGCCTCGACGAGATGAAGAGCCGTGGCCTCGAGGCGATCGCGCCCCGGGAAGAGGCCTTCGAGGCCTACAACGACGAGATCAAGGAGGGGTTGCCCTCGACCATCTGGGTCCGCGGCGGCTGCAACAGCTGGTATCTGGACAAGACGGGGCTGCCCAACCTCTATCCCTTCTCGCCGGCGCGGTTCCGCAAGGAGATGCGTCGGCCGGACTTCTCGGAGTATCGGCTGATCGAGGAAGCCTGA
- a CDS encoding thioesterase family protein encodes MLLPDDETLRDLLSRLDLERVETSPHVGDDFFVGTSPPAGNGRIYGGLVFAQSMRAGQATVDPERIAHSAHAYFLRPGDPDQPIDYAVDRIRDGGTFTTRRVVAHQGERAIFNLSMSFQIPEEAPSRQVDVEIPAAPRGEEYEEGILRGAAALGGKVTREQLGSLPVQILVEDGLDMTATGDGDREPELRAWFKAVGPLPDDPALHQAVLAYASDQTIVVAAQHPMPWGIMDPNTQSASLDHAMWFHDSFRMDEWIYAVHDSPVLKGSRALGRVLFYTRDGRLVASAVQEGLMRRREGAGLKMRGRGQA; translated from the coding sequence ATGCTTCTCCCGGACGACGAAACCCTGCGCGATCTGCTCTCTCGCCTCGACCTGGAGCGCGTCGAGACGAGCCCCCACGTCGGCGACGACTTCTTCGTGGGCACGAGCCCGCCGGCCGGGAACGGCCGGATCTATGGTGGGCTCGTCTTCGCGCAATCGATGCGCGCCGGCCAGGCGACGGTCGACCCGGAACGGATCGCGCACTCGGCGCACGCGTACTTCCTGCGGCCCGGCGATCCGGACCAACCGATCGACTACGCCGTCGACCGGATCCGCGACGGCGGGACGTTCACGACCCGACGCGTCGTCGCCCACCAGGGCGAGCGCGCGATCTTCAACCTGTCGATGTCCTTCCAGATCCCCGAGGAGGCGCCGTCCCGGCAGGTCGACGTCGAGATCCCAGCCGCGCCGCGCGGCGAGGAATACGAGGAAGGCATCCTTCGTGGCGCCGCCGCACTCGGCGGAAAGGTCACCCGCGAGCAGCTCGGCAGCCTCCCCGTCCAGATCCTCGTCGAGGACGGCCTCGACATGACGGCGACGGGCGACGGCGACCGCGAGCCCGAGCTGCGCGCCTGGTTCAAAGCGGTCGGCCCGCTGCCCGACGACCCGGCTCTCCACCAGGCGGTGCTCGCCTACGCGTCGGACCAGACGATCGTCGTCGCGGCCCAGCATCCGATGCCGTGGGGGATCATGGATCCGAACACGCAGTCGGCGAGCCTCGACCACGCGATGTGGTTCCATGATTCCTTCCGGATGGACGAGTGGATCTACGCCGTCCACGACAGTCCCGTCCTCAAGGGCTCGCGCGCGCTCGGCCGCGTCCTCTTCTACACCCGCGACGGCCGGCTGGTGGCGTCGGCGGTCCAGGAGGGGTTGATGCGAAGGCGCGAGGGGGCCGGCCTGAAGATGCGCGGGCGCGGCCAGGCGTAG
- a CDS encoding TetR/AcrR family transcriptional regulator, whose translation MPAKRVRRSPEAARAEILEAAEGLLRDHDWALVSVDQLMERTGMTRSSFYHYFKSVDEVAVALFARVEDEIRTAVDDWLEGDEPSDDPETAAVEALTRMFDVWAGHITLMRAMEHAAGRSGAAYEQWRERLVEGYVAQTAAFIDKAVEEGRSDVSDPSTLARALILMNLSVATDEARRPEPFSAERLGRTIGRVWASAIYRNS comes from the coding sequence GTGCCCGCGAAACGCGTCAGGAGATCGCCCGAAGCCGCGCGCGCCGAGATCCTCGAGGCCGCCGAGGGGCTGCTCCGGGATCACGACTGGGCCCTCGTCTCGGTGGACCAGCTGATGGAGCGGACCGGGATGACCCGGTCCTCGTTCTACCACTACTTCAAGAGCGTGGACGAAGTCGCGGTCGCGCTCTTCGCGCGGGTCGAGGACGAGATCCGTACGGCCGTGGACGACTGGCTCGAGGGCGACGAGCCCTCGGACGATCCGGAAACGGCCGCCGTCGAGGCGCTTACGCGGATGTTCGACGTCTGGGCCGGGCACATCACGCTGATGCGCGCGATGGAGCACGCGGCCGGGCGGAGCGGGGCGGCCTACGAGCAGTGGCGGGAGCGTCTGGTCGAGGGCTACGTCGCCCAGACAGCGGCCTTCATCGACAAGGCGGTCGAGGAGGGGCGGAGCGACGTGTCGGACCCGTCGACGCTGGCCCGGGCCCTGATCCTGATGAACCTCTCCGTTGCGACGGACGAAGCGCGACGGCCCGAACCGTTCTCGGCGGAGCGGCTCGGGCGAACGATCGGCCGGGTCTGGGCGAGCGCAATCTACCGGAATTCCTGA